The following are encoded together in the Paludisphaera mucosa genome:
- the recN gene encoding DNA repair protein RecN, which produces MLRELSVQNLATIEDVQIELEDGFCVWSGETGAGKSLLLSALGLVLGGKASAELVRAGKPEARAGAVFEIESPTLRVELEEILGNALDDGTLIINRRVSAQGRSAAQVNGMPVTIATLQKLAERLIDLHGQFENRALVDPDRQRGLLDAFGGLEELHLTYSEARAKHDGLRRSRQALIDATQARQRERSLLEFERDELAAADPKAGEHEELVQESHILANAEALRTAAVDGHRLLYEADRSAQEILCRVARSLEPLAKDVPELADAAACLERLADETREIAYTLRDLGKDWDDDPERLEDVETRLALYRKLSNHFHCKPDELAALRAEVEAKLAAIDRAETDLKEFDKPLGEAWSTLKRAAAALSEGRRKTAKDFGKAIQARLKCLGMDRAKLSVDVESRDLGDDPTVASPPESGADRVEMIFLANPGEVPQPLRKIASGGELSRVTLAAKAVLAAVDSVPTLVFDEIDTGVGGRLGSALGKTLADLARHHQVVCVTHLPQMASYARKQWVIRKQVDRGRTRTTIAPLAETERVAELAAMLRGDSAVESTRREAREMLREAREAVGVS; this is translated from the coding sequence GTGCTGCGCGAACTGTCGGTGCAGAACCTGGCGACGATCGAAGACGTCCAGATCGAGCTGGAGGACGGCTTCTGCGTCTGGAGCGGCGAGACCGGGGCGGGCAAGAGTCTCCTGCTCTCGGCCCTGGGCCTGGTGCTCGGCGGCAAGGCCTCGGCCGAGCTGGTGCGCGCAGGCAAGCCCGAGGCGCGGGCCGGCGCCGTCTTCGAGATCGAGAGCCCCACCCTGCGCGTCGAGCTTGAGGAGATCCTCGGCAACGCCCTGGACGACGGCACGCTGATCATCAACCGCCGGGTCTCGGCCCAGGGCCGGAGCGCGGCGCAGGTCAACGGCATGCCCGTGACGATCGCGACGCTCCAGAAGCTGGCCGAGCGGCTCATCGACCTCCACGGCCAGTTCGAGAACCGGGCGCTCGTCGACCCCGACCGTCAGCGCGGCCTGCTCGACGCCTTCGGCGGCCTGGAGGAGCTGCACCTCACCTACTCCGAGGCCCGCGCGAAGCACGACGGCCTGCGCCGCTCCCGCCAGGCCCTGATCGACGCCACCCAGGCCCGCCAGCGCGAGCGTTCGCTGCTGGAGTTCGAACGCGACGAGCTGGCCGCCGCCGACCCCAAGGCCGGCGAGCACGAGGAGTTGGTGCAGGAGTCGCACATCCTCGCCAACGCCGAGGCCCTCCGCACGGCCGCCGTCGACGGCCATCGGCTGCTTTACGAGGCCGACCGCTCGGCGCAGGAGATCCTCTGCCGCGTCGCGCGGTCGCTCGAACCGCTGGCGAAGGACGTCCCCGAGCTGGCCGACGCCGCCGCCTGCCTCGAACGCCTCGCCGACGAGACCCGCGAGATCGCCTACACCCTCCGCGACCTGGGGAAGGACTGGGACGACGACCCCGAACGCCTGGAGGACGTCGAGACCCGGCTCGCCCTCTACCGCAAGCTCTCCAACCACTTCCACTGCAAGCCCGACGAGCTGGCCGCGCTCCGGGCCGAGGTCGAGGCCAAGCTGGCCGCCATCGATCGCGCCGAGACCGACCTGAAGGAGTTCGACAAGCCCCTCGGCGAGGCCTGGTCGACCCTGAAGCGGGCCGCCGCCGCGCTCTCGGAGGGCCGCCGCAAGACGGCCAAGGATTTCGGCAAGGCGATCCAGGCGCGGCTGAAGTGCCTGGGGATGGACCGGGCCAAGCTCTCGGTCGACGTCGAGTCGCGCGACCTGGGGGACGACCCGACCGTCGCCTCGCCGCCCGAGTCGGGGGCCGACCGGGTCGAGATGATCTTTTTGGCGAACCCCGGCGAGGTGCCCCAGCCGCTCCGCAAGATCGCCTCGGGCGGCGAGCTGTCGCGGGTCACGCTCGCGGCCAAGGCGGTGCTGGCGGCCGTCGACAGCGTCCCCACGCTCGTCTTCGACGAGATCGACACGGGCGTCGGCGGCCGGTTGGGCTCGGCGCTCGGGAAGACGCTCGCCGACCTGGCGAGGCACCATCAGGTCGTCTGCGTCACCCACCTGCCGCAGATGGCGAGCTACGCCCGCAAGCAGTGGGTCATCCGCAAGCAGGTCGACCGCGGCCGCACCCGCACCACCATCGCCCCGCTCGCCGAGACCGAACGCGTCGCCGAGCTGGCCGCCATGCTCCGAGGCGACTCCGCCGTCGAGAGCACCCGCCGCGAGGCCCGCGAGATGCTCCGCGAGGCGCGGGAGGCCGTCGGGGTTTCCTGA
- a CDS encoding multiheme c-type cytochrome, which produces MARSSLRPLAVVATAAALLAYVGCTRPDAEKGADGTSSSPPPAAPAADAPTKSFKLFAQWPTPQGILVVSGEMDGYLEPCGCAAGQLGGLIRRFDFVRRMKAQGIPYALIDLGSLIKDPAGARGGFEQAKIKFGIAIKALGAFPYDALALSADDLKIGVGEAFAQFLNGLEGSTKLVAANVVPGAGFETLIVPHVLVQAGPVRLGVTSVLDPGTLAKLTDPDKDALLPTVKRPDDVLPGVLQDLEGRSDYQVLMIQGPPQEARRLATAYPGFDIVIATSEVADPEQDPQMLNGGKTMLVNVGRRGKYVGAIGFFEGAAPRYHQLGLTEKYNGPGSEVKKIIEDEYRGLLKAVGTVENFPRHDYVGGAPGATFIGAESCKQCHPNTFLKWSTTKHAQAFVSLEHDPKPDVTFDAECVTCHTVGFEYNSGWKSAAATPLLKGNQCENCHGPASKHVAAPDDLAFRTALKLTAEQADRNRLCIRCHDEDNSPKFVFETYWPQVIHSKLDTYTDPKVHQGVAAKPADAPTAAKGD; this is translated from the coding sequence TTGGCCCGATCATCCTTGAGGCCGCTCGCCGTCGTCGCGACGGCCGCAGCGCTCCTGGCTTACGTGGGATGCACCCGCCCCGACGCGGAGAAGGGGGCTGATGGGACGTCGTCCTCGCCGCCCCCGGCCGCGCCCGCGGCCGACGCCCCGACCAAGTCCTTCAAGCTGTTCGCCCAGTGGCCGACCCCCCAGGGGATCCTCGTCGTCTCGGGCGAGATGGACGGCTATCTCGAACCGTGCGGCTGCGCCGCGGGCCAGCTCGGCGGGCTGATCCGGCGGTTCGACTTCGTGCGGCGGATGAAGGCCCAGGGCATCCCCTACGCCCTGATCGACCTGGGGAGCCTCATCAAGGATCCCGCCGGGGCCCGCGGCGGCTTCGAGCAGGCCAAGATCAAGTTCGGGATCGCCATCAAGGCCCTCGGCGCGTTCCCGTACGACGCCCTGGCCCTGAGCGCCGACGACCTCAAAATCGGCGTCGGCGAGGCCTTCGCGCAGTTCCTCAACGGCCTGGAAGGCTCGACGAAGCTGGTCGCCGCGAACGTCGTCCCCGGGGCCGGCTTCGAGACCCTGATCGTCCCGCACGTCCTCGTCCAGGCCGGCCCGGTCAGGCTGGGCGTCACCTCGGTCCTCGATCCCGGGACGCTGGCCAAGCTGACCGACCCGGACAAGGACGCTTTGCTGCCGACCGTGAAGCGTCCCGACGACGTCCTGCCGGGCGTCCTCCAGGATCTGGAAGGCCGGAGCGACTACCAGGTCCTGATGATCCAGGGCCCCCCTCAGGAGGCCCGTCGGCTGGCGACGGCCTACCCGGGCTTCGACATCGTAATCGCCACCTCCGAGGTCGCCGACCCCGAGCAGGACCCCCAGATGCTCAACGGCGGCAAGACGATGCTGGTCAACGTCGGCCGCCGGGGCAAGTACGTGGGCGCGATCGGCTTCTTCGAAGGCGCCGCCCCGAGGTACCACCAGCTCGGGCTCACCGAGAAGTACAACGGCCCGGGGAGCGAGGTCAAGAAGATCATCGAGGACGAGTACCGCGGCCTCCTCAAGGCGGTCGGCACGGTCGAGAACTTCCCCCGCCACGACTACGTCGGCGGCGCCCCGGGGGCGACCTTCATCGGGGCCGAGTCCTGCAAGCAGTGCCACCCGAACACGTTCCTGAAGTGGTCGACCACCAAGCACGCCCAGGCGTTCGTGAGCCTGGAGCACGACCCCAAGCCCGACGTGACCTTCGACGCCGAGTGCGTCACCTGCCACACCGTCGGCTTCGAGTACAACTCGGGCTGGAAGTCGGCCGCGGCCACGCCGCTGCTGAAGGGCAACCAGTGCGAGAACTGCCACGGGCCGGCCTCCAAGCACGTCGCCGCGCCCGACGACCTGGCCTTCCGCACGGCCCTCAAGCTGACCGCCGAGCAGGCCGACCGCAACCGGCTGTGCATCCGCTGCCACGACGAGGACAACTCGCCCAAGTTCGTCTTCGAGACCTACTGGCCCCAGGTCATCCACAGCAAGCTCGACACGTACACCGACCCCAAGGTCCACCAGGGCGTCGCCGCGAAGCCCGCCGACGCCCCCACCGCCGCCAAGGGCGACTGA
- a CDS encoding Ig-like domain-containing protein, whose protein sequence is MLRWVILVVVVVGLAAGSTVLMNATPTSTPWNLPVAPVKTGPAPKAVVDGDLTWEFGEMGQQATGRRTWKLTNKGEADLEIWKGTSTCMCTVAKLRKEGDKLVLKPGESTEIDIEFKTNFVTGDFHKGANIETNDPDHPTFPLFVHGKINPPVVVIPGDTIDLRSVSSDDPKSVFVAVYSPDRPETKITEVNTSRPEFFKTDVVPMSESELASGKLKAGYKVNLNLQPGFPIGHMREEVVIHTDHPHRPEIKLTVVGAVSGPISVVPDRVRMVTVKSKEGASAEVTLLVRGGKEANFTVAQKPDKIDVSVEPADAGGVKGRYRLKVNVPKGTPPGLIDGEIVLKTDMASVGELKVPVSFLVGSN, encoded by the coding sequence ATGTTGCGGTGGGTCATCCTGGTAGTCGTGGTGGTCGGGCTGGCGGCGGGCTCCACGGTGCTCATGAATGCGACGCCGACGAGCACGCCCTGGAACCTGCCGGTCGCCCCGGTCAAGACGGGCCCCGCGCCCAAGGCCGTGGTCGACGGCGACCTCACCTGGGAGTTCGGCGAGATGGGCCAGCAGGCGACGGGCCGTCGGACCTGGAAGCTGACCAACAAGGGGGAGGCCGACCTCGAGATCTGGAAGGGGACCTCCACCTGCATGTGCACCGTCGCCAAGCTCCGCAAGGAGGGCGACAAGCTGGTCCTCAAGCCGGGCGAGTCGACCGAGATCGACATCGAGTTCAAGACGAACTTCGTCACGGGCGACTTCCACAAGGGCGCCAACATCGAGACGAACGACCCCGACCACCCGACCTTCCCGCTCTTCGTCCACGGCAAGATCAACCCGCCCGTCGTGGTCATCCCCGGCGACACGATCGACCTGCGTTCGGTCAGCAGCGACGACCCCAAGAGCGTCTTCGTGGCGGTCTATTCGCCCGACCGGCCCGAAACCAAGATCACCGAGGTCAACACGTCCCGGCCCGAGTTCTTCAAGACCGACGTGGTCCCGATGTCGGAGTCGGAGCTGGCGAGCGGCAAGCTCAAGGCGGGGTACAAGGTGAACCTCAACCTCCAACCCGGCTTCCCGATCGGCCACATGCGCGAGGAGGTCGTGATCCACACCGACCACCCCCACCGGCCCGAGATCAAGCTCACGGTGGTGGGCGCGGTGAGCGGGCCGATCAGCGTCGTCCCCGACCGGGTGCGGATGGTGACGGTCAAGAGCAAGGAAGGGGCCTCGGCCGAGGTCACGCTCCTCGTCCGCGGCGGCAAGGAGGCGAACTTCACGGTCGCCCAGAAGCCCGACAAGATCGACGTCTCGGTCGAGCCCGCCGACGCGGGCGGCGTCAAGGGCCGCTACCGCCTGAAGGTCAACGTCCCCAAGGGGACCCCGCCGGGGCTGATCGACGGCGAGATCGTGCTCAAGACCGACATGGCGAGCGTGGGCGAGCTGAAGGTCCCCGTCAGCTTCCTCGTCGGCTCGAACTGA
- the metG gene encoding methionine--tRNA ligase subunit beta, which produces MADPITYDDFAKIELRVAKVLEARPHPNADKLLLLQVDVGGETKQIVAGVRQHYTPEQLVGKNIVVVNNLAPAMLRGETSNGMLLAATSGEKVILLTVDDPDCIAGAKIK; this is translated from the coding sequence GTGGCCGACCCCATCACGTACGACGACTTCGCCAAGATCGAACTCCGGGTGGCCAAGGTGCTGGAGGCTCGGCCTCATCCCAACGCCGACAAGCTGTTGCTGCTCCAGGTCGACGTCGGCGGCGAGACGAAGCAGATCGTGGCGGGCGTCCGCCAGCACTACACGCCCGAGCAGCTCGTCGGCAAGAACATCGTGGTCGTGAACAACCTCGCGCCCGCGATGCTCCGCGGCGAGACGTCCAACGGCATGTTGCTGGCCGCCACCTCGGGCGAGAAGGTGATCCTGCTCACCGTCGACGACCCCGACTGCATCGCCGGGGCCAAGATCAAGTAA
- a CDS encoding DUF1559 domain-containing protein yields the protein MSPPRTPADRTSRAPRFAFTLIELLVVIAIIAVLIALLLPAVQAAREAARRAQCTNNLKQLSLAALNYESAQQVITPGGFTRRGTLPGSKWNFSPFVHMLPFFEQQNVFNMVNFDPGVFTAENATLAGISVSALQCPSDASSFDLTPVNVSQYASLPTGDWKQAKSSYAGVVGCWSLMLHIDNPTFEARRRNTNGAIYAHSSTRLAEITDGASNTILFAEHDHGAFDSAGRAQYHGWNSGFWTDTLIGGYYPVNGTLKLLRLSDTTARDYIAFNIGSRHPGGANVGLADGSVRFLKDTVDCWPIDPGTKTATGLIFNGDGQGTMQMTPGMKLGVLQALCTRNFGEVVSADSY from the coding sequence TTGTCCCCGCCCCGCACCCCCGCCGACCGAACGTCGCGAGCCCCCCGGTTCGCCTTCACGCTGATCGAGCTGCTGGTGGTCATCGCGATCATCGCGGTCCTGATCGCGCTCCTGCTGCCGGCCGTCCAGGCCGCCCGCGAGGCCGCCCGCCGGGCCCAGTGCACGAACAACCTCAAGCAGCTTTCGCTGGCCGCGCTGAACTACGAGTCGGCGCAGCAGGTGATCACGCCGGGCGGCTTCACCCGTCGCGGGACGCTGCCGGGCTCGAAGTGGAACTTCAGCCCGTTCGTCCACATGCTCCCGTTCTTCGAGCAGCAGAACGTCTTCAACATGGTGAACTTCGACCCGGGCGTCTTCACCGCGGAGAACGCGACCCTGGCCGGGATCAGCGTCTCGGCCCTGCAGTGCCCCAGCGACGCGTCGAGCTTCGACCTGACCCCGGTCAACGTCAGCCAGTACGCGAGCCTGCCGACCGGCGATTGGAAGCAGGCCAAGAGCAGCTACGCGGGCGTCGTGGGGTGCTGGAGCCTGATGCTCCACATCGACAACCCGACCTTCGAGGCCCGCCGCCGGAACACCAACGGCGCGATCTACGCCCACAGCTCGACCCGGCTGGCCGAGATCACCGACGGCGCCAGCAATACGATCCTCTTCGCCGAGCACGACCATGGCGCGTTCGACTCGGCCGGCCGGGCGCAGTACCACGGCTGGAATTCGGGCTTCTGGACCGACACGCTCATCGGCGGCTACTACCCCGTCAACGGCACCCTCAAGCTGCTCCGGCTGAGCGACACCACGGCGCGCGACTACATCGCCTTCAACATCGGCAGCCGTCACCCCGGAGGGGCCAACGTCGGCCTGGCCGACGGCAGCGTCCGGTTCCTCAAGGACACCGTCGACTGCTGGCCGATCGACCCGGGGACCAAGACGGCGACCGGCCTGATCTTCAACGGCGACGGCCAGGGGACCATGCAGATGACCCCCGGCATGAAGCTCGGCGTCCTCCAGGCCCTCTGCACGCGGAACTTCGGCGAGGTCGTCTCGGCCGACTCCTACTGA
- a CDS encoding carboxylate-amine ligase: protein MPVEPFRGSSHPTLGVELELQIIDAATLELAPVGDEIIETIPAELSESVKPELYQCCVEINTAICHDVDEVGRDLAGKLTLVEERARRFGARVAWGGSHPFSHWTEQQISESPRYHQLIDDIQDTIRRQLTFGLHVHVGVPDGDTAARACTRVAHYLPTLLALSANSPYWCGRDTGLRSYRLDVMGTAPTGGQPPFLRDWDSFVRLAERLAEVGSIKTTKELWWDVRPSDRHGTVEVRICDMPTDLASVQGLTALIQCLIHHLAQDAGSELVELSEFGRLMIRQNRWRAARHGLDAVLVDPESGRDEVARDAIRRMTETLSPTAEKLGCTRWLAHARAMAERPDGATQQRSVFEKTGQLVDVARFLAGEPASAEAGSEVRA, encoded by the coding sequence ATGCCGGTCGAACCCTTTCGCGGCAGCTCCCATCCGACGCTGGGCGTGGAGCTTGAACTGCAGATCATCGACGCCGCGACGCTCGAGCTGGCCCCGGTCGGCGATGAGATCATCGAGACGATCCCGGCCGAGCTGTCGGAGTCGGTGAAACCCGAGCTGTACCAGTGCTGCGTCGAGATCAACACCGCGATCTGCCATGACGTCGACGAGGTCGGCCGCGACCTGGCGGGTAAGCTGACGCTGGTCGAGGAACGCGCCCGCCGCTTCGGGGCGCGGGTGGCGTGGGGCGGCTCGCACCCGTTCAGCCACTGGACCGAGCAGCAGATCTCGGAGAGCCCGCGCTACCACCAGCTCATCGACGACATTCAGGACACGATCCGCCGCCAGTTGACCTTCGGCCTGCACGTCCACGTCGGCGTCCCCGACGGCGACACCGCGGCGCGGGCCTGCACGCGGGTCGCGCACTACCTGCCGACGCTCCTGGCCCTCTCGGCCAACAGCCCTTACTGGTGCGGCCGCGACACCGGGCTGAGGTCGTATCGGCTCGACGTGATGGGCACCGCGCCGACGGGCGGCCAGCCGCCCTTCCTCCGCGACTGGGATTCGTTCGTCCGCCTGGCCGAGCGGCTGGCGGAGGTCGGCTCGATCAAGACGACGAAGGAGCTGTGGTGGGACGTCCGCCCGAGCGACCGCCACGGGACCGTCGAGGTCCGCATCTGCGACATGCCGACCGACCTGGCCTCGGTCCAGGGGCTGACCGCGCTGATCCAGTGCCTGATCCACCACCTGGCCCAGGACGCCGGCTCGGAACTCGTCGAGCTGAGCGAGTTCGGCCGCCTGATGATCCGCCAGAACCGCTGGCGCGCCGCCCGGCACGGCCTCGACGCGGTCCTCGTCGACCCCGAGTCGGGCCGCGACGAGGTGGCCCGCGACGCGATCCGCCGCATGACCGAGACCCTGAGCCCCACGGCCGAGAAGTTGGGCTGCACCCGCTGGCTGGCCCACGCCCGGGCGATGGCCGAGCGTCCCGACGGCGCGACCCAACAACGCTCGGTCTTCGAAAAGACCGGTCAGCTCGTCGACGTCGCCCGTTTCCTGGCCGGCGAGCCGGCCTCGGCCGAGGCCGGCTCCGAGGTCAGGGCTTGA
- a CDS encoding DUF962 domain-containing protein, with amino-acid sequence MTQTTSTAPPTGRLERMRATYREDHQNPINHVLHVGVGWPIMALAVILAPFRPWWALGLFCLSYGIMWTGHFVFERNLPTVFTHPTTPFVMAWSVIRQIFAGLGRLLTGKSGGA; translated from the coding sequence ATGACCCAGACGACATCGACCGCCCCGCCGACCGGCCGCCTCGAACGGATGCGGGCGACCTATCGCGAGGACCACCAGAACCCGATCAACCACGTCCTGCACGTGGGCGTCGGCTGGCCGATCATGGCGCTCGCCGTGATCCTCGCCCCGTTCCGGCCGTGGTGGGCTCTCGGCCTGTTCTGCCTCTCGTACGGGATCATGTGGACCGGGCACTTCGTCTTCGAGCGCAACCTCCCCACCGTCTTCACCCACCCCACGACGCCGTTCGTCATGGCCTGGTCGGTGATCCGCCAGATTTTCGCCGGCCTGGGCCGACTGCTGACCGGGAAGTCCGGGGGGGCCTGA
- a CDS encoding class I SAM-dependent methyltransferase — protein MGKDLGDFQTPPELAAALVRRLGPIGGRWPRVLEPTSGRGGFLRAILDSPSPPREAIGVELQSAYCDEARAGLGDRATILHADVFQLDLGVDLPWKGDGPILVVGNPPWVTNAELGRLESGNLPPKRNLKKLGGLAARTGAANFDLGEAVWLKLIADLDGRAATIAMLCKTSVARAILQHLAKVRTAFTADMVEIDARRWFGAAVGACFLTIALGTTAGTGRVDVYSNPDATTPTRSMGAIRGLFADDFETALAFEFALGASPLHWRQGVKHDAAAVMELIADGPGEPLCNGLGEVVDVEPEYVYPLLKGADLRKPAGDRPRRALIVCQEKLGDDTRTLATTAPRLWAYLDGHRDRFERRRSSIYEGRPPFALFGVGPYTFAPYKAVVAGVHRPPRFRAVGPVAGRPTVLDDTCYLIPCRSAAEAALIAAIGDDPITLGLLRAFAPADAKRPVTKGLLQAIDLAVVLARADRRALVARAVVALRDDLGVADADPTAAIETAVEPLALLLSGERVPTLGPDATSPESRPRAAEES, from the coding sequence TTGGGTAAAGACCTCGGCGACTTCCAGACGCCCCCGGAACTCGCCGCCGCCCTGGTCCGCAGGCTCGGCCCGATCGGCGGGCGCTGGCCCCGCGTCCTCGAACCCACGAGCGGGCGCGGGGGCTTCCTCCGGGCCATCCTCGACTCGCCGAGCCCGCCGCGCGAGGCGATCGGCGTCGAGCTGCAATCGGCCTATTGCGACGAGGCGCGGGCCGGCCTCGGCGACCGCGCGACGATCCTCCACGCCGACGTCTTCCAGCTCGACCTGGGCGTCGACCTGCCCTGGAAGGGCGACGGGCCGATCCTGGTCGTCGGCAATCCTCCGTGGGTCACGAACGCCGAGCTGGGCAGGCTGGAGAGCGGCAACCTGCCGCCCAAGCGCAACCTCAAGAAGCTCGGCGGCCTGGCCGCGCGCACCGGCGCGGCCAACTTCGACCTCGGCGAGGCCGTCTGGCTCAAGCTGATCGCCGACCTCGACGGCCGGGCGGCGACGATCGCGATGCTCTGCAAGACCTCGGTCGCGCGGGCCATCCTTCAGCACCTCGCGAAAGTGCGTACGGCGTTCACAGCCGACATGGTCGAGATCGACGCCCGCCGCTGGTTCGGCGCGGCCGTCGGCGCGTGTTTCCTCACGATCGCCCTGGGGACCACGGCGGGAACGGGCCGCGTCGACGTCTACTCCAATCCCGATGCGACCACCCCCACGCGTTCGATGGGCGCGATCCGTGGCCTCTTCGCCGACGATTTCGAGACGGCCCTGGCCTTCGAGTTCGCCCTCGGCGCGAGCCCCCTGCACTGGCGGCAGGGCGTGAAGCACGACGCCGCCGCCGTCATGGAGCTGATCGCCGACGGCCCCGGCGAGCCGCTGTGCAACGGCCTGGGAGAGGTCGTGGACGTCGAGCCCGAATACGTCTATCCCCTGCTGAAGGGGGCCGACCTGAGGAAGCCGGCCGGCGATCGGCCGCGGCGGGCCCTGATCGTCTGCCAGGAGAAGCTCGGCGACGACACGCGGACGCTGGCGACGACCGCGCCGAGGCTCTGGGCCTACCTGGACGGGCACCGCGACCGCTTCGAACGCCGACGGTCGTCGATCTACGAGGGCCGGCCGCCGTTCGCCCTCTTCGGAGTCGGCCCGTACACGTTCGCCCCGTACAAGGCGGTCGTGGCGGGCGTGCACCGACCCCCGCGGTTCCGGGCGGTCGGGCCGGTCGCCGGCCGGCCGACGGTGCTGGACGACACCTGCTACCTGATCCCCTGCCGCTCGGCCGCCGAGGCCGCCCTGATCGCGGCGATCGGCGACGACCCGATCACGCTCGGGCTGCTCCGCGCCTTCGCGCCGGCCGACGCCAAGCGGCCCGTGACCAAGGGCCTGCTCCAGGCGATCGATCTGGCCGTCGTGCTGGCGCGGGCCGATCGCCGGGCGCTCGTCGCGCGGGCCGTCGTGGCGCTTCGGGACGACCTGGGCGTCGCGGATGCCGATCCGACCGCCGCGATCGAAACGGCCGTCGAGCCGCTCGCCCTGTTGCTTTCGGGCGAACGCGTCCCGACACTGGGTCCAGATGCGACGTCGCCCGAGAGCCGCCCCCGAGCCGCCGAGGAGTCGTGA
- a CDS encoding alpha/beta hydrolase gives MAFATIQYFSRSLSKASAFNVIFPDDPAIPRPWSTFYLLHGLSDDHTIWARRTSIERYVQDMPLVVVMPDGGRGWYTNAAEGYAHEDDLIRDVVGLVDRTFPVKAEREGRAIGGLSMGGYGAVKLGLKHHETFCSVNSHSGAIAFLRSDPAENRKLSPEFERIFGKEPKGGPEDPFAIVERIDHGRIPAMRIDCGTDDFLIQHNRDFHKFLEDRRIAHEYQEFPGDHNWAYWDQHVQEAVAFHARNLKLKP, from the coding sequence ATGGCCTTCGCCACGATCCAGTACTTCAGCCGTTCCCTGTCGAAGGCGTCGGCCTTCAACGTCATCTTCCCCGACGACCCGGCGATCCCCCGCCCCTGGTCGACCTTCTACCTGCTCCACGGCCTGTCCGACGACCACACCATCTGGGCCCGCCGCACGAGCATCGAACGCTACGTCCAGGACATGCCCCTGGTCGTCGTGATGCCCGACGGCGGCCGCGGCTGGTACACCAACGCCGCCGAGGGCTACGCCCACGAGGACGACCTGATCCGGGACGTCGTGGGCCTCGTCGACCGCACCTTCCCCGTCAAGGCCGAGCGCGAGGGGCGCGCCATCGGCGGGCTCTCGATGGGGGGCTACGGCGCGGTCAAGCTCGGGCTCAAGCACCACGAGACGTTCTGCAGCGTCAACTCGCACTCGGGCGCGATCGCCTTCCTGCGATCCGATCCCGCCGAGAACCGCAAGCTGAGCCCGGAGTTCGAGCGGATCTTCGGCAAGGAGCCGAAGGGGGGCCCGGAAGACCCCTTCGCGATCGTCGAGCGGATCGACCACGGCCGGATCCCGGCGATGCGGATCGACTGCGGGACCGACGACTTCCTGATCCAGCACAACCGCGACTTCCACAAGTTCCTGGAAGACCGCCGCATCGCCCACGAGTACCAGGAATTCCCCGGCGACCACAACTGGGCCTACTGGGATCAGCACGTCCAGGAGGCCGTCGCCTTCCACGCCCGGAACCTGAAGCTCAAGCCCTGA
- a CDS encoding class I SAM-dependent methyltransferase, whose product MTGSPPDQARTKSTYGLQWNRFRIVRDEEDRATFANRTGLRSEDLAGKVVLDGGCGMGRYLRVAAAGPRLVVGLDLSEAVLAARDLTAGMPSVAIVRGDLLRTPFAAGSFDHIYSIGVLDHTPDPRAAFLELARLLKPGGRIAIWVYERESPVVERIMNAHRAVSTRLPLGLLLGLCRVSAPIGLLKRRLMTSRRRVVERAGVALHALTIGVSMHPDAEVRVCDTLDWYAPKYLSRHTVEEVRGWFAEAGLVDLVDLSRGQVFHHEGQGNGVNLAGCRPVGPSA is encoded by the coding sequence ATGACCGGATCCCCCCCCGACCAGGCCCGGACGAAGTCGACCTACGGCCTCCAGTGGAACCGCTTCCGAATCGTCAGGGACGAGGAGGACCGCGCCACCTTCGCCAACCGGACGGGCCTCCGGTCCGAGGACCTGGCCGGCAAGGTCGTGCTCGACGGCGGCTGCGGGATGGGCCGCTACCTGCGGGTGGCGGCCGCCGGCCCCCGCCTGGTCGTCGGCCTCGACCTCAGCGAGGCCGTCCTGGCGGCGCGCGACCTGACCGCGGGGATGCCGAGCGTCGCCATCGTCCGCGGCGACCTGCTGCGGACGCCGTTCGCCGCGGGGTCGTTCGACCACATCTACTCGATCGGCGTGCTCGACCACACCCCCGATCCCCGCGCGGCGTTCCTGGAGCTGGCCAGGCTCCTGAAGCCGGGGGGGCGGATCGCGATCTGGGTCTACGAACGCGAGAGCCCGGTCGTCGAGCGGATCATGAACGCCCATCGGGCGGTGTCGACGCGGCTGCCGCTCGGGCTGCTGCTGGGTCTCTGCCGGGTCTCGGCGCCGATCGGCCTCCTGAAGCGGCGGCTCATGACCAGCCGGCGGCGGGTCGTCGAGCGGGCGGGGGTGGCCCTGCACGCACTGACGATCGGGGTCTCGATGCATCCCGACGCCGAGGTCCGGGTCTGCGACACGCTCGACTGGTACGCGCCGAAGTACCTCTCCCGCCACACCGTCGAGGAGGTGCGGGGCTGGTTCGCCGAGGCGGGGCTGGTCGACTTGGTCGACCTGAGCCGGGGCCAGGTGTTCCACCACGAGGGGCAGGGGAACGGCGTCAACCTCGCCGGGTGCAGGCCGGTCGGGCCGTCGGCCTGA